The following are encoded in a window of Castanea sativa cultivar Marrone di Chiusa Pesio chromosome 9, ASM4071231v1 genomic DNA:
- the LOC142610086 gene encoding uncharacterized protein LOC142610086 isoform X1, producing the protein MKRTSEREMGSKLEISVQMRKIVITSIKTCYRSVCNHPFLVGLLCFLLFLYRSFPFIFSILVSASPVLFCTAVLLGTLLSFGQPHIPEIEKDEYSSHAHDNISSLKAGVSGDTSVVVDNKNESFVVERYAGKGGDIVEEEAIEGACSVEDKVGKAEFDDGFVDYVPLLDENGSLGIQSEKRVIEEVDREFHGLELEKKREIYEKSEVEGLLSEGEALENQYFVVPNVGDEILELGGDETQEELVDAHKRGHLDLSRNDGDGDGDGDGNGDGSSDSGSDLAESSSPDASMADFMPMLDELHPLLDLEAPQPIHTSHDESDVASERSHKNNNGSVESEEELENHGEVEDGVDENEDEEEEEAQGGKEDESKSAIKWTEDDEKNLMDLGTSELERNQRLENLISRRRARKNMRLVAEKNLIDLDGADLPFNVPHISTVRSNPFDLPYDSYTPPGSAPSRLVPRRNPFDLPYDPNEEKPDLKGDSFQHEFMTSHQKDTLFFRRHESFSLGPSVLGSHRQERHDIKFRPYFVPEHFASEGTSYPLFERQSSEISESKLSSIPDTESVISAADQDDKKINEKDFGQETELIYSIDHVSDHVERGSQSSEDVDSLEIEPVEQRDRNEVEIILGQVENHSEMDPSSVETGGAATPLELNIGETHFKTEPVGEAYSSRSSLSSLSEIDEKIPDVIREASTNFEPRSDDIEESGSSMQPSLEVPDFRFMSGEVDENQHEPVYDSSPSAGEKNKKILSFSSISSDLQLEISEMGSPPACIETTVPIADKGPELHGASIVNDVPNHEEMHAASSQAHPLDEKEPRLSELQEFAKDDVLQVESSGVNVGDQNGSVVPQSVVKLVSVDSSSSSPDIGSVEEEGMAYEKESFPHEQDQVSSLSVDSEIPVGFHQDVHESYLASENLISSRIETEPAERHAIGKEETLKLEQDQIYSSSSLDYESVGEGSMHKDVVFQPEQDQVQSSSFDDAEIHIGGQRDGGEKLDSVISPSQHIPFNYLSSSVSEEQPSLATEQVTVSRTLSNHSTSETECMKDHPSNEEEIIQFEQDKVQSLSPVSDIDAGPHHDLNVKVISLGYSGQYVPSGENPQCELEKHLPYSDKSMVEAFVDRDEHRESSSILAKSTEVVRIIDNGDVTEVHDTEDKSLPDMSSLVSDSTQMHIPAESPDSNSHTGGVDLKADILEGIVNEDQIKVSEDFSYLTEAYGSHVSKHNINEEADEIKEIDEGLLSELDTVGDFSVKEVVGESLHSKLIPEETNVGSTDFDLLPKDSKSTLPELDLPALEARSLVDIDLAFKQLREGVDVEEVILPSMIDDWLVVEESNDHVETNSNLKVVDTRSLEDIDIALKQVSDVNLRELPEVSNSKDQSASVETYEVDSAKETKLSDTGFGVEETSAVAADDDHVETNSNLKVVDAKSLEDIHIVLKQVSEINLRELPEFSDSKDQSASVETFEVGSAKEIESSDVGPGVEEISAVAADKLELGSDETSENSSSNIHNTLNTKK; encoded by the exons ATGAAAAGAACATCAGAGAGAGAAATGGGATCAAAATTGGAAATTTCAGTTCAAATGAGGAAAATTGTGATCACATCAATCAAAACATGTTATAGATCAGTTTGTAATCATCCATTCCTTGTGGGTTTGCTTTGTTTCTTGTTATTTCTGTATagatcttttccttttatattttccattttggtctctGCATCCCCTGTTTTGTTCTGCACTGCTGTTCTCCTTGGAacccttttgagttttgggcAACCCCACATTCCTGAAATTGAAAAAGATGAATACTCTAGCCATGCCCATGATAATATTTCATCTCTTAAGGCTGGGGTTTCTGGGGATACCagtgttgttgttgataataaAAATGAGAGCTTTGTTGTAGAGAGATACGCAGGAAAGGGGGGGGATATAGTAGAGGAGGAGGCTATTGAGGGTGCTTGTTCTGTGGAAGATAAAGTTGGTAAAGCTGAATTTGATGATGGTTTTGTTGATTATGTGCCATTGCTTGATGAAAATGGTTCGTTGGGAATTCAGTCAGAGAAGCGAGTAATCGAGGAAGTTGATAGAGAGTTTCATGGTTTGGAGTTGGAAAAGAAGAGGGAAATATATGAGAAGTCCGAGGTTGAAGGTTTGTTAAGCGAGGGGGAAGCTCTTGAGAATCAGTATTTTGTGGTTCCAAATGTGGGTGACGAGATTCTTGAATTGGGAGGTGATGAGACTCAGGAAGAGTTAGTTGATGCTCATAAGCGAGGTCATTTGGACTTATCTCGtaatgatggtgatggtgatggtgatggtgatggcaATGGTGATGGATCTTCGGATTCAGGGTCTGATCTAGCGGAGAGTTCATCACCAGATGCTTCAATGGCTGATTTCATGCCAATGCTTGATGAGCTCCACCCACTTTTGGATTTGGAAGCTCCACAACCCATTCATACGTCCCATGATGAGTCAGATGTTGCTTCGGAGAGGTCTCATAAGAATAATAATGGCAGTGTTGAGTCAGAGGAAGAATTGGAAAATCATGGAGAAGTAGAAGATGGTGTTGATGAAAACGAAgatgaggaggaagaagaagcacaGGGAGGCAAAGAGGATGAGAGTAAATCTGCAATCAAGTGGACAGAGGATGATGAAAAGAATCTCATGGATCTGGGGACTTCAGAGCTCGAGAGGAACCAACGCTTGGAGAATCTCATTTCAAGGAGGAGAGCACGgaaaaatatgagattggtAGCTGAGAAGAATTTAATAGACTTAGATGGTGCTGATCTTCCCTTCAATGTTCCACATATTTCGACAGTAAGAAGCAATCCTTTTGATCTCCCTTATGATTCCTATACCCCACCTGGTTCTGCACCATCAAGATTGGTGCCAAGACGAAATCCTTTTGATCTTCCTTATGACCCAAATGAAGAAAAACCTGATCTCAAGGGAGACAGTTTTCAACATGAGTTTATGACATCTCACCAGAAAGATACTCTGTTCTTCCGTAGACATGAAAGTTTCAGTTTGGGGCCATCAGTCTTAGGGAGTCACAGGCAAGAGAGGCATGATATTAAGTTCAGACCCTATTTTGTACCGGAACATTTTGCTTCAGAGGGAACAAGCTATCCCTTATTCGAGAGACAGTCAAGTGAAATCAGTGAATCAAAGTTGAGTTCCATTCCTGATACTGAATCTGTGATTTCTGCTGCTGATCAAGATGACAAGAAGATTAATGAAAAAGACTTTGGCCAAGAAACAGAACTCATATACAGCATTGACCATGTTTCTGATCATGTTGAACGTGGAAGTCAATCCTCTGAAGATGTTGATTCTCTGGAGATTGAACCAGTTGAGCAGAGAGACCGCAATGAGGTTGAGATTATATTAGGACAAGTGGAAAATCATTCTGAAATGGATCCCAGCTCAGTTGAAACAGGAGGGGCAGCTACTCCTCTGGAACTCAATATTGGTGAAACTCATTTCAAAACAGAACCAGTTGGAGAGGCATACAGCAGCAGATCAAGTCTGTCATCATTGTCAGAAATAGATGAGAAAATACCTGATGTGATAAGAGAAGCATCAACAAATTTTGAGCCTAGAAGCGATGATATTGAAGAATCTGGCAGTTCAATGCAACCTTCTCTGGAGGTGCCAGATTTCCGCTTTATGAGTGGGGAGGTAGATGAAAATCAACATGAGCCCGTTTATGATTCAAGCCCCTCTGcaggtgaaaaaaataaaaagatcctCTCTTTTTCATCCATTTCTTCTGATTTGCAACTCGAGATATCTGAAATGGGTTCACCTCCAGCATGCATTGAAACAACTGTTCCTATTGCAGATAAGGGACCTGAATTGCACGGTGCAAGCATAGTGAATGATGTTCCTAATCATGAAGAAATGCATGCAGCTTCCTCTCAAGCACATCCATTGGATGAAAAGGAACCAAGGTTGAGTGAATTACAAGAGTTTGCTAAGGATGATGTTTTGCAGGTTGAGTCTTCAGGAGTTAACGTAGGTGATCAAAATGGATCTGTGGTGCCTCAATCTGTGGTTAAGCTTGTTTCTGTTGATTCGAGTTCATCTTCACCTGATATTGGATCAGTAGAGGAGGAGGGTATGGCGTATGAGAAAGAAAGTTTTCCTCATGAACAGGATCAAGTAAGCTCCTTGAGTGTTGATTCCGAGATTCCTGTTGGGTTCCATCAAGATGTGCATGAGAGCTACTTGGCTTctgaaaatttaatttcatcTAGAATAGAAACTGAACCTGCTGAGCGACATGCAATAGGTAAGGAAGAGACTCTGAAGCTTGAGCAGGATCAAATTTACTCATCAAGTTCATTAGATTATGAATCTGTAGGGGAAGGTTCTATGCATAAAGATGTAGTCTTTCAGCCTGAACAGGACCAAGTTCAGTCATCAAGTTTTGATGATGCAGAGATCCACATTGGGGGACAGAGAGATGGGGGTGAGAAGTTGGATTCAGTGATTTCTCCTTCCCAACATATTCCTTTCAATTATTTATCTTCCTCTGTCTCAGAGGAACAGCCTTCTTTGGCAACTGAGCAAGTTACAGTTTCACGGACTCTTTCCAATCATTCTACTTCAGAAACTGAGTGCATGAAGGACCATCCATCTAATGAGGAGGAAATTATTCAATTCGAACAGGACAAAGTCCAGTCCTTAAGTCCTGTTTCAGATATTGATGCTGGTCCCCACCATGATTTAAATGTGAAGGTGATTTCTTTGGGTTACAGTGGTCAGTATGTACCTTCTGGAGAGAATCCTCAATGTGAGTTGGAGAAACATTTACCTTATTCAGATAAATCTATGGTTGAGGCTTTTGTTGATCGTGATGAGCACAGG GAGTCATCTAGCATCCTGGCAAAATCTACTGAGGTTGTGAGAATCATAGACAATGGAGATGTGACAGAAGTCCATGATACTGAGGATAAATCTCTGCCAGATATGTCTTCCTTGGTTTCTGATTCCACCCAAATGCATATCCCAGCTGAGAGTCCTGATTCTAATTCACACACTGGTGGAGTGGATTTGAAAGCTGATATCCTTGAGGGAATTGTAAATGAGGACCAGATTAAGGTCTCAGAAGACTTCAGCTATTTGACAGAAGCTTATGGTTCTCACGTTTCCAAGCACAATATCAACGAAGAGGCTGATGAAATAAAAGAGATTGATGAAGGATTGTTGTCAGAATTGGACACAGTTGGAGACTTTAGTGTCAAAGAAGTTGTTGGTGAATCCCTCCATTCTAAGCTGATACCAGAGGAAACTAACGTTGGGAGCACGGACTTTGATTTGTTGCCCAAAGATTCAAAATCAACTTTGCCTGAGCTGGACCTCCCTGCTCTTGAAGCAAGATCACTTGTAGATATTGACTTGGCTTTTAAGCAACTTCGTGAAGGAGTAGATGTTGAGGAAGTCATCCTTCCCAGCATGATTGATGATTGGCTAGTTGTGGAAGAATCCAATGATCATGTGGAAACAAATTCGAACTTGAAAGTTGTTGATACAAGATCTCTGGAAGATATTGATATTGCTCTCAAGCAAGTCTCAGATGTTAATCTTCGTGAGCTGCCAGAAGTGTCAAATTCAAAGGATCAATCAGCATCAGTAGAAACATATGAAGTGGATTCTGCCAAGGAGACTAAATTAAGTGATACAGGATTTGGTGTTGAAGAAACTAGTGCAGTTGCTGCTGATGATGATCATGTGGAAACAAATTCAAACTTGAAAGTTGTTGATGCAAAATCCCTGGAAGATATTCATATTGTGCTCAAGCAAGTCTCTGAAATTAATCTTCGTGAGCTGCCCGAATTCTCAGACTCAAAGGATCAATCAGCATCTGTAGAAACATTCGAAGTGGGTTCTGCCAAGGAGATTGAATCAAGCGATGTAGGACCTGGTGTTGAAGAAATTAGTGCAGTTGCTGCTGATAAACTAGAACTTGGATCTGATGAAACATCTGAGAATTCCAGTTCGAACATACACAATACATTGAATACAAAAAAATGA
- the LOC142610086 gene encoding uncharacterized protein LOC142610086 isoform X2, which produces MKRTSEREMGSKLEISVQMRKIVITSIKTCYRSVCNHPFLVGLLCFLLFLYRSFPFIFSILVSASPVLFCTAVLLGTLLSFGQPHIPEIEKDEYSSHAHDNISSLKAGVSGDTSVVVDNKNESFVVERYAGKGGDIVEEEAIEGACSVEDKVGKAEFDDGFVDYVPLLDENGSLGIQSEKRVIEEVDREFHGLELEKKREIYEKSEVEGLLSEGEALENQYFVVPNVGDEILELGGDETQEELVDAHKRGHLDLSRNDGDGDGDGDGNGDGSSDSGSDLAESSSPDASMADFMPMLDELHPLLDLEAPQPIHTSHDESDVASERSHKNNNGSVESEEELENHGEVEDGVDENEDEEEEEAQGGKEDESKSAIKWTEDDEKNLMDLGTSELERNQRLENLISRRRARKNMRLVAEKNLIDLDGADLPFNVPHISTVRSNPFDLPYDSYTPPGSAPSRLVPRRNPFDLPYDPNEEKPDLKGDSFQHEFMTSHQKDTLFFRRHESFSLGPSVLGSHRQERHDIKFRPYFVPEHFASEGTSYPLFERQSSEISESKLSSIPDTESVISAADQDDKKINEKDFGQETELIYSIDHVSDHVERGSQSSEDVDSLEIEPVEQRDRNEVEIILGQVENHSEMDPSSVETGGAATPLELNIGETHFKTEPVGEAYSSRSSLSSLSEIDEKIPDVIREASTNFEPRSDDIEESGSSMQPSLEVPDFRFMSGEVDENQHEPVYDSSPSADKGPELHGASIVNDVPNHEEMHAASSQAHPLDEKEPRLSELQEFAKDDVLQVESSGVNVGDQNGSVVPQSVVKLVSVDSSSSSPDIGSVEEEGMAYEKESFPHEQDQVSSLSVDSEIPVGFHQDVHESYLASENLISSRIETEPAERHAIGKEETLKLEQDQIYSSSSLDYESVGEGSMHKDVVFQPEQDQVQSSSFDDAEIHIGGQRDGGEKLDSVISPSQHIPFNYLSSSVSEEQPSLATEQVTVSRTLSNHSTSETECMKDHPSNEEEIIQFEQDKVQSLSPVSDIDAGPHHDLNVKVISLGYSGQYVPSGENPQCELEKHLPYSDKSMVEAFVDRDEHRESSSILAKSTEVVRIIDNGDVTEVHDTEDKSLPDMSSLVSDSTQMHIPAESPDSNSHTGGVDLKADILEGIVNEDQIKVSEDFSYLTEAYGSHVSKHNINEEADEIKEIDEGLLSELDTVGDFSVKEVVGESLHSKLIPEETNVGSTDFDLLPKDSKSTLPELDLPALEARSLVDIDLAFKQLREGVDVEEVILPSMIDDWLVVEESNDHVETNSNLKVVDTRSLEDIDIALKQVSDVNLRELPEVSNSKDQSASVETYEVDSAKETKLSDTGFGVEETSAVAADDDHVETNSNLKVVDAKSLEDIHIVLKQVSEINLRELPEFSDSKDQSASVETFEVGSAKEIESSDVGPGVEEISAVAADKLELGSDETSENSSSNIHNTLNTKK; this is translated from the exons ATGAAAAGAACATCAGAGAGAGAAATGGGATCAAAATTGGAAATTTCAGTTCAAATGAGGAAAATTGTGATCACATCAATCAAAACATGTTATAGATCAGTTTGTAATCATCCATTCCTTGTGGGTTTGCTTTGTTTCTTGTTATTTCTGTATagatcttttccttttatattttccattttggtctctGCATCCCCTGTTTTGTTCTGCACTGCTGTTCTCCTTGGAacccttttgagttttgggcAACCCCACATTCCTGAAATTGAAAAAGATGAATACTCTAGCCATGCCCATGATAATATTTCATCTCTTAAGGCTGGGGTTTCTGGGGATACCagtgttgttgttgataataaAAATGAGAGCTTTGTTGTAGAGAGATACGCAGGAAAGGGGGGGGATATAGTAGAGGAGGAGGCTATTGAGGGTGCTTGTTCTGTGGAAGATAAAGTTGGTAAAGCTGAATTTGATGATGGTTTTGTTGATTATGTGCCATTGCTTGATGAAAATGGTTCGTTGGGAATTCAGTCAGAGAAGCGAGTAATCGAGGAAGTTGATAGAGAGTTTCATGGTTTGGAGTTGGAAAAGAAGAGGGAAATATATGAGAAGTCCGAGGTTGAAGGTTTGTTAAGCGAGGGGGAAGCTCTTGAGAATCAGTATTTTGTGGTTCCAAATGTGGGTGACGAGATTCTTGAATTGGGAGGTGATGAGACTCAGGAAGAGTTAGTTGATGCTCATAAGCGAGGTCATTTGGACTTATCTCGtaatgatggtgatggtgatggtgatggtgatggcaATGGTGATGGATCTTCGGATTCAGGGTCTGATCTAGCGGAGAGTTCATCACCAGATGCTTCAATGGCTGATTTCATGCCAATGCTTGATGAGCTCCACCCACTTTTGGATTTGGAAGCTCCACAACCCATTCATACGTCCCATGATGAGTCAGATGTTGCTTCGGAGAGGTCTCATAAGAATAATAATGGCAGTGTTGAGTCAGAGGAAGAATTGGAAAATCATGGAGAAGTAGAAGATGGTGTTGATGAAAACGAAgatgaggaggaagaagaagcacaGGGAGGCAAAGAGGATGAGAGTAAATCTGCAATCAAGTGGACAGAGGATGATGAAAAGAATCTCATGGATCTGGGGACTTCAGAGCTCGAGAGGAACCAACGCTTGGAGAATCTCATTTCAAGGAGGAGAGCACGgaaaaatatgagattggtAGCTGAGAAGAATTTAATAGACTTAGATGGTGCTGATCTTCCCTTCAATGTTCCACATATTTCGACAGTAAGAAGCAATCCTTTTGATCTCCCTTATGATTCCTATACCCCACCTGGTTCTGCACCATCAAGATTGGTGCCAAGACGAAATCCTTTTGATCTTCCTTATGACCCAAATGAAGAAAAACCTGATCTCAAGGGAGACAGTTTTCAACATGAGTTTATGACATCTCACCAGAAAGATACTCTGTTCTTCCGTAGACATGAAAGTTTCAGTTTGGGGCCATCAGTCTTAGGGAGTCACAGGCAAGAGAGGCATGATATTAAGTTCAGACCCTATTTTGTACCGGAACATTTTGCTTCAGAGGGAACAAGCTATCCCTTATTCGAGAGACAGTCAAGTGAAATCAGTGAATCAAAGTTGAGTTCCATTCCTGATACTGAATCTGTGATTTCTGCTGCTGATCAAGATGACAAGAAGATTAATGAAAAAGACTTTGGCCAAGAAACAGAACTCATATACAGCATTGACCATGTTTCTGATCATGTTGAACGTGGAAGTCAATCCTCTGAAGATGTTGATTCTCTGGAGATTGAACCAGTTGAGCAGAGAGACCGCAATGAGGTTGAGATTATATTAGGACAAGTGGAAAATCATTCTGAAATGGATCCCAGCTCAGTTGAAACAGGAGGGGCAGCTACTCCTCTGGAACTCAATATTGGTGAAACTCATTTCAAAACAGAACCAGTTGGAGAGGCATACAGCAGCAGATCAAGTCTGTCATCATTGTCAGAAATAGATGAGAAAATACCTGATGTGATAAGAGAAGCATCAACAAATTTTGAGCCTAGAAGCGATGATATTGAAGAATCTGGCAGTTCAATGCAACCTTCTCTGGAGGTGCCAGATTTCCGCTTTATGAGTGGGGAGGTAGATGAAAATCAACATGAGCCCGTTTATGATTCAAGCCCCTCTGcag ATAAGGGACCTGAATTGCACGGTGCAAGCATAGTGAATGATGTTCCTAATCATGAAGAAATGCATGCAGCTTCCTCTCAAGCACATCCATTGGATGAAAAGGAACCAAGGTTGAGTGAATTACAAGAGTTTGCTAAGGATGATGTTTTGCAGGTTGAGTCTTCAGGAGTTAACGTAGGTGATCAAAATGGATCTGTGGTGCCTCAATCTGTGGTTAAGCTTGTTTCTGTTGATTCGAGTTCATCTTCACCTGATATTGGATCAGTAGAGGAGGAGGGTATGGCGTATGAGAAAGAAAGTTTTCCTCATGAACAGGATCAAGTAAGCTCCTTGAGTGTTGATTCCGAGATTCCTGTTGGGTTCCATCAAGATGTGCATGAGAGCTACTTGGCTTctgaaaatttaatttcatcTAGAATAGAAACTGAACCTGCTGAGCGACATGCAATAGGTAAGGAAGAGACTCTGAAGCTTGAGCAGGATCAAATTTACTCATCAAGTTCATTAGATTATGAATCTGTAGGGGAAGGTTCTATGCATAAAGATGTAGTCTTTCAGCCTGAACAGGACCAAGTTCAGTCATCAAGTTTTGATGATGCAGAGATCCACATTGGGGGACAGAGAGATGGGGGTGAGAAGTTGGATTCAGTGATTTCTCCTTCCCAACATATTCCTTTCAATTATTTATCTTCCTCTGTCTCAGAGGAACAGCCTTCTTTGGCAACTGAGCAAGTTACAGTTTCACGGACTCTTTCCAATCATTCTACTTCAGAAACTGAGTGCATGAAGGACCATCCATCTAATGAGGAGGAAATTATTCAATTCGAACAGGACAAAGTCCAGTCCTTAAGTCCTGTTTCAGATATTGATGCTGGTCCCCACCATGATTTAAATGTGAAGGTGATTTCTTTGGGTTACAGTGGTCAGTATGTACCTTCTGGAGAGAATCCTCAATGTGAGTTGGAGAAACATTTACCTTATTCAGATAAATCTATGGTTGAGGCTTTTGTTGATCGTGATGAGCACAGG GAGTCATCTAGCATCCTGGCAAAATCTACTGAGGTTGTGAGAATCATAGACAATGGAGATGTGACAGAAGTCCATGATACTGAGGATAAATCTCTGCCAGATATGTCTTCCTTGGTTTCTGATTCCACCCAAATGCATATCCCAGCTGAGAGTCCTGATTCTAATTCACACACTGGTGGAGTGGATTTGAAAGCTGATATCCTTGAGGGAATTGTAAATGAGGACCAGATTAAGGTCTCAGAAGACTTCAGCTATTTGACAGAAGCTTATGGTTCTCACGTTTCCAAGCACAATATCAACGAAGAGGCTGATGAAATAAAAGAGATTGATGAAGGATTGTTGTCAGAATTGGACACAGTTGGAGACTTTAGTGTCAAAGAAGTTGTTGGTGAATCCCTCCATTCTAAGCTGATACCAGAGGAAACTAACGTTGGGAGCACGGACTTTGATTTGTTGCCCAAAGATTCAAAATCAACTTTGCCTGAGCTGGACCTCCCTGCTCTTGAAGCAAGATCACTTGTAGATATTGACTTGGCTTTTAAGCAACTTCGTGAAGGAGTAGATGTTGAGGAAGTCATCCTTCCCAGCATGATTGATGATTGGCTAGTTGTGGAAGAATCCAATGATCATGTGGAAACAAATTCGAACTTGAAAGTTGTTGATACAAGATCTCTGGAAGATATTGATATTGCTCTCAAGCAAGTCTCAGATGTTAATCTTCGTGAGCTGCCAGAAGTGTCAAATTCAAAGGATCAATCAGCATCAGTAGAAACATATGAAGTGGATTCTGCCAAGGAGACTAAATTAAGTGATACAGGATTTGGTGTTGAAGAAACTAGTGCAGTTGCTGCTGATGATGATCATGTGGAAACAAATTCAAACTTGAAAGTTGTTGATGCAAAATCCCTGGAAGATATTCATATTGTGCTCAAGCAAGTCTCTGAAATTAATCTTCGTGAGCTGCCCGAATTCTCAGACTCAAAGGATCAATCAGCATCTGTAGAAACATTCGAAGTGGGTTCTGCCAAGGAGATTGAATCAAGCGATGTAGGACCTGGTGTTGAAGAAATTAGTGCAGTTGCTGCTGATAAACTAGAACTTGGATCTGATGAAACATCTGAGAATTCCAGTTCGAACATACACAATACATTGAATACAAAAAAATGA
- the LOC142609068 gene encoding uncharacterized protein LOC142609068 produces the protein MEDIEVQVLQSDERQGWRPPSSNSFKVNVDGAVFSNQKATGVGVTIRDDRVRLEAAMSKKLHAPLGALKAEAKAFKAGIIFARDVGVQDIIIEGDSMIIFRALCELSPPPQSVASIIEGILDIVREFRSVQFSHTRRQGNIPAHILAKHASSIANFTVWIEQNPCFIEQALIHDVISLPSHE, from the coding sequence ATGGAGGATATTGAAGTCCAGGTCCTACAGAGTGACGAGAGGCAGGGTTGGCGTCCACCTTCATCGAATAGTTTTAAAGTGAACGTAGATGGTGCggttttttcaaatcaaaaagCTACTGGGGTGGGTGTGACTATTCGAGATGACAGGGTAAGATTGGAAGCTGCAATGTCCAAGAAACTCCATGCACCACTTGGTGCGCTCAAGGCTGAAGCAAAGGCGTTTAAGGCAGGAATAATTTTTGCAAGAGACGTGGGAGTTCAAGATATTATAATAGAAGGTGACTCGATGATTATTTTCAGAGCTTTATGTGAACTGTCCCCTCCACCCCAGTCTGTAGCATCCATTATAGAGGGTATTCTAGACATCGTACGGGAGTTTAGAAGTGTCCAGTTTTCTCACACTAGGAGACAAGGAAATATTCCTGCACACATTTTAGCAAAGCATGCCTCTAGCATTGCTAACTTCACGGTTTGGATTGAACAAAATCCTTGCTTCATTGAGCAAGCTTTGATCCATGATGTAATTTCTTTGCCAAGTCATGAATAA
- the LOC142609956 gene encoding uncharacterized protein LOC142609956 has product MVEDTTLYQQLHKLSGIKSEEALHHLLSTLWKSRRTGLRPPEKSHLHSLLNLPSLPELDPLLACLRSLIRKCAHDNVTGDELLKLFPPDLPIDLQSTLLLSFHKFQNQWKQDLSTQQDPLPRNNSVSYQVRTSVPPPPFACLPSSEISSTVTSLWPRQDDSIARLNRDDLGALAPLVVDTNASATLPDNLGTLPRLKSMTWTMQNCSSAPANRIAVISLKLQDFSKSPLGEMEVKFQLTRDTLEAMLRSMTYISEQLSSMVGTSSMPAHKKQRQ; this is encoded by the exons ATGGTGGAAGACACAACACTATACCAACAGTTGCACAAGCTAAGTGGGATAAAATCAGAGGAAGCACTTCATCACTTACTCTCCACTCTTTGGAAGAGCAGACGAACCGGTCTCCGCCCTCCCGAAAAGTCCCACCTTCACTCTCTCCTCAATCTTCCTTCTCTCCCCGAACTCGATCCACTCTTGGCGTGTCTTCGTTCTCTTATCAGAAAATGTGCTCATGACAACGTCACTGGCGACGAACTTCTGAAGCTCTTCCCACCTGATCTTCCTATTGATCTCCAATCCACTCTTCTCTTGTCTTTCCACAAGTTTCAGAATCAGTGGAAACAGGATTTATCCACTCAACAG GATCCGTTGCCTAGGAATAACAGTGTTTCTTATCAAGTGAGAACAAGtgttcctcctcctcctttcgCTTGTTTGCCATCTTCAGAGATTTCTTCTACTGTTACTTCACTATGGCCTCGGCAAGATGATTCCATTGCTCGACTCAATCGGGATGATCTTGGGGCTTTGGCACCGCTTGTTGTTGACACGAATGCCTCTGCCACTCTTCCGGACAACCTG GGAACTCTACCCCGCCTCAAGTCAATGACTTGGACAATGCAGAATTGCAGCTCAGCACCAGCTAATAGAATAGCTGTCATCAGCCTTAAG TTGCAAGACTTCAGCAAGTCTCCTTTAGGTGAAATGGAGGTGAAGTTTCAGCTAACTAGAGACACACTTGAAGCTATGTTGAGATCAATGACCTACATTAGTGAACAACTCTCAAGCATG GTTGGGACTTCATCAATGCCAGCACATAAGAAGCAAAGGCAGTAA